From a single Tumebacillus sp. BK434 genomic region:
- a CDS encoding TetR/AcrR family transcriptional regulator — protein sequence MSSEKKIDPRIKRSRLLLRDALVSLIEEKDYDKVTVQEIAERAGLNRATFYLHFKDKQDLLDQSTDEILTELMGDVKITPEVILTTTPPPHIVHFFEQIAVHARFFQVMLVKKGDLNFSNRLLEEFHTKFRHGMQSLVASDDQLMVPKDLAVQYITSALIGVLTWWLKHDMPYTPRYLVTNLFHLARHGPMRSLGILPIEKDTPRLVVAPSSRQ from the coding sequence ATGTCGAGTGAAAAAAAGATCGATCCGCGCATCAAACGCTCCCGCCTGCTGCTGCGCGATGCCCTCGTGTCGCTGATCGAGGAGAAAGACTATGACAAAGTCACCGTGCAGGAGATCGCCGAGCGCGCCGGGCTGAACCGGGCTACGTTTTACCTGCATTTCAAAGACAAGCAGGACCTGCTCGACCAGAGCACCGATGAGATTTTGACCGAATTGATGGGAGACGTGAAGATCACACCCGAGGTGATTTTGACCACCACCCCGCCCCCGCACATCGTGCATTTTTTTGAACAGATCGCCGTGCATGCCCGCTTCTTCCAAGTGATGCTGGTCAAAAAAGGCGACTTGAACTTCTCCAATCGCCTCTTGGAGGAGTTTCACACCAAGTTCCGGCACGGTATGCAGTCGCTCGTCGCTTCGGACGATCAGCTGATGGTGCCAAAAGACCTCGCCGTTCAGTACATCACGTCCGCGCTGATCGGCGTGCTGACATGGTGGCTGAAACACGACATGCCCTATACGCCGCGCTACCTCGTCACCAACCTCTTTCATCTCGCCCGCCACGGCCCGATGCGCAGCCTTGGCATCCTGCCGATCGAAAAAGACACTCCCCGTTTGGTCGTAGCCCCGTCAAGTAGACAGTAA
- a CDS encoding ABC transporter permease, which produces MKSFAHVFTQKFFYIGLAVVLLVGTIMVFANMGSTVSPTPTDLPVALVVEDEGQFGQMMAEKIQGVETPLKWTLLDSEQAALDALDREEYYAAVVLPQALSGQLATLQTPAPKQAEVKVYINQGKSLTAANLANGVIEKMFTGVNAQLREQTLAAVKQRGNMLSTELAAVLAAPVKLTSTPLHPVGSHSANGNAPAVLTQLVWFCSMIGAVLMFLAASKNAEGKSRFAVLLGQMLAGIFVIVVGVLTVLGLATGILGLELSDFWQVALFLMFAGYCFFLLQTTLLSWIGLGGMPILVLMFFFGAPVLSLPKEMLPVISQDWLYSWLPLRFSVDGLRDILYFGNGDNLADPMWTLGWIGAAGVVLILASSIKNGLANKRADLVSSK; this is translated from the coding sequence ATGAAAAGCTTCGCGCATGTCTTTACGCAGAAATTTTTCTATATCGGATTAGCGGTCGTGCTGCTGGTCGGCACGATCATGGTGTTTGCCAACATGGGCTCGACGGTCAGCCCGACGCCAACCGACTTGCCGGTCGCGCTCGTCGTCGAGGATGAAGGCCAGTTCGGGCAGATGATGGCAGAAAAGATCCAAGGGGTGGAAACGCCGCTGAAGTGGACGCTGCTGGACAGTGAACAGGCGGCGCTCGATGCGCTGGACCGCGAGGAGTATTACGCGGCGGTCGTGCTGCCCCAAGCGCTCAGCGGGCAGTTGGCGACGCTGCAAACGCCTGCGCCCAAGCAGGCTGAAGTCAAGGTGTACATCAACCAGGGCAAAAGCCTCACCGCCGCCAATCTGGCGAACGGCGTGATCGAAAAAATGTTCACCGGCGTCAACGCCCAGCTGCGCGAACAGACGCTGGCCGCCGTGAAACAGCGCGGCAACATGCTGTCGACCGAACTGGCCGCTGTGCTCGCCGCTCCGGTCAAACTGACCAGCACGCCGCTGCACCCGGTCGGCAGCCACAGCGCCAACGGCAACGCACCGGCCGTGCTGACCCAGCTCGTCTGGTTCTGCTCGATGATCGGCGCGGTGCTGATGTTCCTCGCCGCTTCGAAAAACGCGGAAGGCAAAAGCCGCTTCGCCGTGCTGCTCGGCCAGATGCTCGCCGGGATCTTCGTGATCGTCGTCGGCGTGCTGACGGTGCTCGGCCTTGCGACCGGGATCTTGGGGCTGGAGCTGTCCGATTTCTGGCAGGTCGCTCTGTTCTTGATGTTTGCAGGCTATTGTTTCTTCCTGCTGCAGACGACGCTGCTGTCGTGGATCGGACTTGGCGGCATGCCGATCTTGGTCCTCATGTTCTTCTTTGGCGCTCCGGTGCTCAGCCTGCCCAAAGAGATGCTGCCTGTGATCTCGCAAGACTGGCTCTATTCCTGGCTCCCGCTGCGCTTCAGCGTGGACGGTCTGCGCGACATCCTCTATTTCGGCAACGGCGACAATCTGGCCGATCCGATGTGGACGCTGGGCTGGATCGGAGCTGCCGGTGTTGTCCTGATTCTGGCTTCTTCCATCAAAAACGGGCTTGCGAACAAGCGAGCCGATCTGGTATCCTCGAAGTAA
- the abc-f gene encoding ribosomal protection-like ABC-F family protein: MMVLLQAHELYRSIGTKELIQHIDLEIRSKDRIGLIGPNGEGKSTLMRLLAGIDEPEGGTLLSSCRIGYIPQSLEGEGSLKVSDWFVRQDVLPKPEIAKELGIGDHVWERPVASLSGGEQTKIALLAALSLSPELLLLDEPTNHLDLDAVRWLEKTLKKLKIALVVISHDRRFLDEVTNTTWELKKGKLTAYPGSYTSYAAWVESERERIEQEYSDYLKEKGRLEDAITRKMQWAAKGDKGRKATDSFARHLKAIDKARVLKTHSTVKAMQRRLDDLEPEEKPEQRLVANVRFLEIAQSERPVLVRGEEISFGYGDRKLLCDVNFEVEKHDRIALIGPNGAGKTTLLKMFTGELEPQQGQLRVTPTANLGYFDQVFATLNLERSLLDDLLQLDGMDRTTARVFLGSFLFRDDEVFRKLSTLSYGERVRYVFVKLILARTNTLVLDEPSNHLDIVTREKVEEALSGYPGAVICASHDRYFLEQLTNKVWELRDGKLTVHPYGFREYWERQQQDQKQQSRQQKQDGKSAKKINNQQLKDEILQIENRLAQLTWDLTTVVEEAKKQELDREFIDLSRRRNGLRAELNG; the protein is encoded by the coding sequence ATGATGGTACTTTTACAAGCACATGAGTTGTACCGGTCGATCGGTACAAAGGAATTGATTCAACACATCGATCTGGAGATCAGAAGCAAGGACCGCATCGGCCTGATCGGGCCGAACGGGGAAGGAAAATCGACGCTGATGCGCCTGCTCGCCGGGATCGATGAGCCGGAAGGAGGCACGCTGCTCAGCTCCTGCCGCATCGGCTACATCCCGCAGTCGCTGGAAGGGGAAGGGAGTCTGAAGGTAAGCGATTGGTTCGTGCGCCAAGACGTGCTGCCGAAGCCGGAGATCGCCAAGGAACTCGGCATCGGCGACCACGTCTGGGAGCGGCCCGTCGCTAGCTTGAGCGGCGGGGAGCAGACCAAGATCGCGCTGCTCGCCGCGCTCAGTCTAAGCCCGGAGCTCTTGCTGCTCGACGAGCCGACCAACCACCTCGACCTCGATGCGGTGCGCTGGCTGGAGAAAACGCTGAAGAAGCTCAAGATCGCGCTGGTCGTCATCTCGCACGACCGCCGCTTCCTCGACGAAGTGACGAACACCACCTGGGAGCTGAAAAAAGGCAAGCTGACCGCCTATCCCGGCAGCTACACGTCGTACGCGGCGTGGGTGGAGAGCGAGCGGGAGCGCATCGAGCAGGAGTACAGCGATTATTTGAAAGAAAAGGGCCGGCTCGAAGACGCGATCACCCGCAAGATGCAGTGGGCCGCCAAAGGCGACAAAGGGCGCAAAGCGACCGACTCGTTCGCCCGCCACCTGAAAGCGATCGACAAAGCGCGCGTCTTGAAAACGCACAGCACCGTCAAGGCGATGCAGCGCCGCCTCGACGACCTCGAACCGGAGGAGAAGCCGGAACAGCGCCTCGTCGCCAACGTACGGTTTCTTGAGATCGCCCAGTCGGAGCGCCCCGTGCTGGTGCGCGGCGAAGAGATCTCGTTTGGCTACGGTGACCGTAAGCTGCTGTGCGATGTGAATTTCGAAGTGGAAAAACACGACCGGATCGCCTTGATCGGCCCGAACGGCGCCGGCAAAACGACGCTGCTAAAAATGTTCACCGGCGAGCTGGAGCCGCAGCAAGGACAGCTGCGCGTGACGCCGACGGCGAACTTGGGCTATTTCGACCAAGTCTTCGCCACGCTGAACCTCGAGCGCAGCCTGCTCGACGACCTGCTCCAGCTGGACGGCATGGACCGCACCACCGCGCGAGTGTTCCTCGGCAGCTTCCTGTTCCGCGACGATGAAGTGTTCCGCAAGCTGTCCACGCTCAGCTACGGCGAACGCGTGCGCTACGTGTTCGTCAAGCTGATCCTCGCGCGCACGAACACGCTGGTGCTCGACGAGCCGTCCAACCACTTGGACATCGTGACGCGGGAAAAAGTGGAGGAAGCGCTCTCCGGCTACCCCGGCGCGGTGATCTGCGCCTCGCATGACCGCTATTTCCTCGAACAGCTGACCAACAAAGTCTGGGAGCTGCGCGACGGCAAGCTGACCGTGCACCCGTACGGCTTCCGCGAGTATTGGGAGCGTCAGCAGCAGGATCAGAAACAGCAGAGCAGGCAGCAGAAGCAGGACGGCAAGAGCGCCAAGAAGATCAACAATCAGCAGCTGAAAGACGAGATTCTGCAGATCGAAAACCGCCTTGCCCAGCTGACATGGGACCTGACCACCGTGGTCGAGGAGGCGAAAAAGCAGGAGCTCGACCGCGAATTCATCGACCTCAGCCGCCGCCGCAACGGGCTGCGCGCCGAATTGAACGGGTAG